One part of the Solea solea chromosome 16, fSolSol10.1, whole genome shotgun sequence genome encodes these proteins:
- the ints1 gene encoding integrator complex subunit 1 isoform X3: MNRPKPPTLRRPSAAKPSGHPPPGDFIALGSKSQGGEPKAPAVLLKPAATGLPADRKRETSSALPSSSSLSSLAKRPKLSTTPPVSALGRLADVAAVDKRAISPSIKEPSVVPIEVSPVVLLDEIEASESEGNDDRIEGLLCGAVKQLKMNRAKPDITLYLSLMFLAKIKPNVFATEGIIEALCSLLRRDASINFKAKGNSLVSVLACNLLMAAYEEDENWPEIFVKVYIEDSLGERIWVDSSHCKVFVDNLQTAFGTKMPPKSMLLQADTTRSGGDLSAGSSPHPSTPDEDDSQTELLIAEEKLSPEDEGQMMPRYDELAESVEDYVLDVLRDQLNRRQPMDNVSRNLLRLLTATCGYNEARLMAVQRLEMWLQNPKLTRPAQDLLMSMCMNCNTHGADDMEVISNLIKIRLKPKVLLNHYMLCVRELLNAHKDNLATMVKLVIFNELSNARNPNNMQVLHTVLQHSPEQAPKFLAMVFQDLLTNKDDYLRASRALLREIIKQTKHEINFQSFCFGLMQERKEPSYVDMEFKERFVIQVTDLLTVSMMLGITAQVKEAGIAWDKGEKKNLEGLRSFQNQIASIQRDAVWWLHTVVPTISKVGAKDYVHCLHKVLFTEQPETYYKWDNWPPEGDRNFFLRLCSEVPLLEDTLMRILVIGLSRDLPLGPADAMELADHLVKRAAGVQSDVDLEVLRVERIQLIDAVLNLCTYHHPENIQLPAGYQPPNLAISALYWKAWLLILVVAAFNPQRIGLAAWDGYPTLKMLMEMVMTNNYTYPPCTVADEDTKTEMINRELQVSQREKQEILAFESHLAAASTKQTITESNSLLLSQLTSLDPQGPPRRPPPAVQEQIKSLNQSLRLGHLLCRSRNPDFLLNIIQRQASSQSMPWLADLVQSSEGSLDVLPVQCLCEFLLHDAADESQSIEDDDEAESKEQRAKKRQRQQKQRQLLGRLQDLLLGPKADEQTTCEVLDYFLRRLSSSQVASRVLAMKGLSLVLGEGGLKDGDERDQPMDEDSMDAELLPGYQWLLQDLPKLPLFDSVRGMTSTALQQAIHMETDPQTISAYLIYLSQHAPVEEQASHNDLALDVARLIVERSTIMNSLFSKHSSRPESEAMLSAFLNIFSSYIRRMRKTKEGEDLYSWSESQDQVFLRWTTGETATMHILVVHAMVILLTLGPPKGESDFFHLLDIWFPDKKPLPTAFLVDTSEEALLLPDWLKLRMIRSEVARLVDAALQDLEPQQLLLFVQSFGIPVSSMSKLLQYLDQAVSHDPQSLEQNIMDKHYMAHLVEVQHERGATGGHTFHSLLSSSLPTERDSADTSKVKVTVETPHSSVKMRAASQLPVVGPEDDLTGMLLQIFPLKVDPRWPGPPPSQLSLALQQALAKELMRAKQGQVQQCSLAFRLLQAIAALLTSAHAGPIVMSMHRSHALSCPLMRQLHLYQRLVSQDISFSSLFLKVTVEMLIWLDNPTVEAGPLKTLLRSFAGQSSHNHRHADVRTGFLHLAEALAYRGDTEVPLRAIIAMLKAGDRCNAEAELIGKVLHGLMEVKSPYLEELLSLLMTVGTQNGTAGPVAMVISLLLQESEERAVKKEVDSNNCEVTKSGLSSGLLVDWLEHLDPEVTSVCPDLQQKLLFTLNKVRGTPAYRPYLLALLTHQSNWSTLLQCISALLGKRRDYKLDPSSALDFLWACSHIPRIWQGRDQKIPQKKTEKFVLRLSSEELISLVDLILSESELNSHDSQQCDDKSSVDQASRSLIQSRLPLLHSYCNGDLENIKKVSEYLISCTKKREDRAMSKRCQNLLLQIYLHFPEVIQHVTLPEGTFSSGGAADGSSCKLDILVHRLVTLLAEIGDSKSAESRVSDANLACRKMAVSHPVLLLRHLPMIAGLLHSRIHLNMHEFRQQNHMTFFSNMLAILELLQPLVFHSDHQRALQDCFLSFMKVLQNFLRTRYPLVFINKFLQFTQKYITHDAAAAIPYLQKHSDILQCLCAENPDLVQLKSLLAGLTLPVTSSSAEDTAEERDDDMSTGSLPLVSISASVSLSTADMTMYLKKMSRGEAVEDVLEVLTEVDDKSRRSPEIIQYFINDLQRLMVSPEELCRNMAFSLALRCMQNNPCLATDFLPTFMYCMGSGNFDVVQTALRNLPEYVLLCQEHADILLHKAFLVGIYGQIDTSTVIAESMKVLHMEATT, encoded by the exons ATGAATCGCCCAAAACCTCCAACTTTGAGGCGCCCCAGTGCTGCAAAACCATCAG GTCACCCACCTCCAGGGGATTTCATTGCCCTTGGATCAAAGAGCCAGGGAGGGGAGCCCAAAGCCCCGGCTGTGCTCCTGAAACCAGCAGCTACAGGTTTGCCAGCTGACCGAAAGAGGGAGACATCCTCCGCTCTGCCTTCCTCATCGAGTCTGTCCAGCCTCGCCAAACGTCCTAAACTATCCACCACTCCTCCAGTCAGTGCCCTTGGAAGACTTGCTGATGTAGCAGCTGTGGACAAGAGGGCTATATCACCCTCGATAAAGGAGCCCTCAGTGGTGCCAATTGAAG TGTCACCGGTGGTGCTGCTGGATGAGATCGAAGCTTCAGAGTCTGAAGGAAATGACGATCGCATTGAGGGACTGCTGTGTGGAGCAGTGAAGCAACTCAAGATGAACAGAGCCAAGCCTGACATCACGCTGTACCTCAGTCTCATGTTCCTGGCCAAAATCAAGCCCAATGTTTTCGCAACTGAAGGAATCATTGAA GCTCTGTGTAGCCTCCTGCGTCGGGATGCGTCCATCAACTTTAAAGCCAAAGGCAACAGTCTGGTGTCCGTTCTTGCCTGCAATCTTCTGATGGCAGCCTACGAGGAGGACGAGAACTGGCCAGAGATCTTCGTCAAA GTGTACATTGAGGACTCTCTGGGCGAAAGAATCTGGGTGGACAGTTCTCACTGTAAGGTTTTTGTTGACAACCTCCAAACTGCTTTTGGGACAAAGATGCCGCCAAAGAGTATGCTGCTGCAGGCTGACACCACCCGCTCTGGTGGAGATCTCAGTGCAG GTAGCAGCCCTCACCCTTCGACTCCCGATGAAGATGACAGCCAGACTGAGCTGCTGATAGCGGAGGAGAAACTCAGCCCTGAGGATGAGGGACAGATGATGCCGAG GTATGATGAGCTGGCAGAGAGCGTGGAGGACTACGTGCTCGACGTCCTCAGGGATCAGCTGAATCGCAGGCAGCCGATGGACAACGTGTCGCGAAATCTGCTGCGGCTGCTCACGGCAACGTGCGGCTACAATGAGGCACGACTCATGGCCGTGCAGAGGCTGGAGATGTGGCTCCAGAACCCGAAG CTGACTCGCCCGGCCCAAGACCTCCTTATGTCTATGTGTATGAACTGCAACACCCACGGAGCAGATGACATGGAGGTGATCTCCAACCTGATCAAGATTCGGCTCAAACCCAAAGTCCTCCTCAACCACTACATGCTGTGTGTCAG GGAGCTCCTTAATGCGCACAAAGACAACTTGGCCACGATGGTGAAGCTGGTGATCTTCAATGAGCTGTCCAATGCCAGGAATCCCAACAATATGCAAGTCCTCCACACAGTGCTGCAGCACAGCCCAGAACAGGCTCCCAAG TTCTTGGCGATGGTGTTCCAGGACCTGCTCACCAATAAGGACGATTACCTCCGTGCCTCACGAGCATTACTGAGGGAGATCATCAAACAGACCAAGCACGAGATAAACTTCCAGTCCTTCTGCTTTGGTTTAATGCAGGAAAGAAAGGAGCCCAGCTATGTGGACATGGAGTTCAAG GAGCGTTTTGTTATCCAAGTGACGGATTTACTGACCGTCTCCATGATGCTGGGCATCACCGCTCAGGTCAAAGAAGCTGGCATTGCATGGGACAAAGGCGAGAAGAAGA ATCTGGAGGGCCTCAGGTCATTTCAGAACCAAATTGCTTCCATACAGAGAGACGCTGTGTGGTGGCTTCACACTGTGGTTCCCACCATCAGTAAAGTTGGTGCCAAAGATTATGTTCACTG CCTCCACAAAGTGCTTTTCACAGAGCAACCGGAGACGTATTACAAGTGGGACAACTGGCCCCCAGAGGGTGACAGAAA ttTCTTCCTTCGTCTCTGCTCTGAGGTTCCTCTCTTGGAGGACACACTGATGCGTATTCTGGTGATCGGGCTGTCACGGGATTTGCCGCTGGGTCCGGCCGATGCCATGGAGCTGGCAGATCACCTGGTCAAGAGGGCGGCTGGAGTTCAGTCTGATG TAGATCTGGAGGTCCTGAGAGTGGAGAGGATCCAGCTCATTGACGCAGTGCTGAATCTGTGCACATACCATCACCCAGAGAACATTCAGCTGCCAGCAGG GTACCAACCACCAAATTTGGCGATATCCGCTCTCTACTGGAAGGCATGGCTGCTGATTCTTGTTGTGGCTGCGTTTAATCCCCAGAGGATAG GTTTGGCTGCCTGGGATGGCTATCCAACACTGAAAATGCTCATGGAGATGGTCATGACAAA TAACTACACATACCCTCCCTGCACCGTTGCCGACGAGGACACAAAGACCGAGATGATCAACAGGGAGCTGCAGGTTTCCCAGAGGGAGAAACAAGAGATCCTGGCCTTTGAGAGCCACCTGGCAGCAGCTTCGACCAAACAGACCATCACAGAGAGCAACAGTTTGCTGCTGTCTCAACTCACGAGTCTGGATCCACA GGGTCCTCCTCGTCGGCCTCCACCAGCGGTGCAGGAGCAGATAAAGAGCCTCAACCAGTCTCTGCGTCTGGGACACCTCCTCTGCCGCAGCCGTAACCCGGACTTCCTCCTCAACATCATCCAGAGACAG GCTTCCTCTCAGTCCATGCCATGGCTGGCTGACTTGGTTCAGTCCAGTGAGGGGTCCTTGGATGTGCTCCCAGTGCAGTGCCTGTGTGAATTCCTCCTGCACGATGCCGCTGATGAGAGTCAGTCAATAGAGGACGACGATGAAGCGGAGAGCAAGGAGCAGAGAGCCAAAAAGAGACAA AGACAACAAAAGCAAAGGCAGCTGCTTGGAAGACTCCAGGATCTTTTGTTGGGTCCTAAGGCAGACGAACAGACGACATGTGAGGTGCTGGATTATTTCCTGCGTCGCCTTAGCTCCTCTCAGGTGGCCTCCAGAGTCCTAGCCATGAAG GGTTTGTCGCTGGTGCTCGGTGAGGGAGGTTTGAAGGACGGAGACGAGCGGGATCAGCCCATGGACGAAGATTCAATGGATGCTGAGCTGTTGCCCGGATACCAGTGGCTGCTACAAGACCTTCCAAAGCTGCCGTTGTTTGACAGTGTCCGCGGAATGACGTCCACCGCTCTGCAGCAG GCCATCCACATGGAGACAGATCCACAGACAATTAGTGCCTATCTCATCTACCTTTCCCAGCATGCACCAGTGGAGGAGCAGGCTTCTCATAATGACCTTGCTCTG GACGTTGCCCGGCTGATCGTGGAGCGCTCCACCATCATGAACAGCCTCTTCTCTAAACACTCCTCCAGGCCCGAGTCTGAGGCCATGCTCTCTGCTTTCCTCAACATCTTCTCTTCGTACATCAGGAGGATGAGGAAAACCAAGGAGGGCGAGGATCTTTACAGCTGG tCTGAATCTCAGGACCAGGTGTTTTTGCGGTGGACTACAGGAGAGACCGCAACGATGCACATCCTTGTCGTCCATGCCATGGTTATCCTGCTGACTCTAGGGCCGCCCAAAG GAGAGAGTGACTTCTTTCATCTTCTGGACATTTGGTTTCCTGATAAGAAACCTCTTCCCACTGCCTTCTTGGTCGACACATCAGAGGAGGCACTTCTCTTGCCTGACTGGTTGAAACTCAGAATGATCCGGTCAGAGGTTGCCCGACTGGTTGATGCAG CTTTGCAAGACTTGGAgcctcagcagctgctgctgtttgttcagTCCTTTGGCATCCCTGTGTCCAGCATGAGTAAACTTCTGCAATACCTGGACCAGGCCGTTTCCCATGATCCACAGTCACTCGAGCAGAACATCATGGATAAGC ACTACATGGCACACCTGGTGGAGGTGCAGCACGAGCGAGGGGCCACCGGGGGGCACACTTTCCATTCATTACTGAGCTCCTCTCTTCCAACTGAGAGAG ACTCCGCTGATACAAGTAAGGTCAAGGTTACCGTGGAAACGCCCCACAGCTCTGTGAAAATGAGAGCAGCCTCTCAGCTTCCTGTGGTCGGACCTGAAGATGATCTGACTGGAATGTTGCTTCAG ATATTCCCCTTGAAGGTGGACCCTCGCTGGCCTGGTCCGCCCCCCAGCCAGCTCTCTCTGGCCCTGCAGCAAGCCCTGGCCAAAGAGCTGATGCGGGCCAAACAGGGCCAAGTCCAGCAGTGCAGTTTGGCATTTCGCCTCCTTCAGGCCATCGCTGCCCTGCTCACATCTGCCCACGCAGGGCCAATTGTCATGTCAATGCACCGCAGCCATgccctctcctgtcctctcatGCGCCAGCTTCACCTCTATCAG CGCCTCGTGTCCCAGGACATTTCTTTCTCCTCGCTGTTCCTCAAGGTCACAGTCGAGATGTTAATCTGGTTAGACAATCCGACTGTGGAGGCGGGGCCTCTGAAGACTTTGCTCAGGTCCTTCGCTGGGCAGAGTTCCCACAATCACAGGCACGCGGACG TGCGGACAGGTTTCCTCCACCTGGCTGAGGCCCTGGCGTATCGCGGAGACACTGAGGTGCCGCTGAGAGCCATCATTGCGATGCTGAAAGCTGGGGACAGATGTAACGCAGAAGCAGAGCTCATTGGCAAAG TGTTACACGGGCTGATGGAAGTGAAGTCACCATATTTGGAGGAGCTACTGTCTCTGCTGATGACTGTGGGTACACAGAACGGGACAGCCGGCCCTGTTGCTATGGTGATTTCCTTGCTGCTCCAGGAAAGTGAGGAGCGAGCTGTGAAGAAGGAAGTGGATTCCAACAA CTGTGAGGTGACAAAGTCTGGACTGAGCTCTGGGCTTCTCGTCGATTGGCTGGAACATCTTGACCCAGAAGTCACTTCGGTGTGTCCGGACCTTCAGCAGAAACTGCTGTTCACCCTCAACAAG GTTCGAGGCACCCCTGCTTACAGACCCTATCTGCTGGCCTTGCTCACACATCAGTCAAACTGGTCGACCCTCCTGCAGTGCATCAGCGCTCTTCTCGGCAAGCGGCGAGACTACAA actgGACCCATCATCAGCCCTGGATTTCCTGTGGGCCTGCAGCCACATCCCACGAATCTGGCAAGGACGTGACCAGAAGATCCCTCAA AAGAAAACGGAGAAGTTTGTGCTGCGACTCAGTTCGGAGGAGCTCATCAGCCTGGTGGACCTGATCCTGTCCGAGTCGGAGCTCAACAGCCATGACTCGCAACAGTGCGACGACAAAAGCAGCGTGGACCAGGCCTCGCGCTCCCTCATCCAGTCTCGGCTGCCCCTCCTTCACTCCTACTGCAACGGTGACCTCGAAAACATCAAGAAAGTGTCGGAGTACCTCATCAGCTGCACAAAGAAGCGGGAGGACAG GGCGATGAGTAAGCGGTGCCAGAACTTGCTGCTGCAGATCTACCTGCACTTTCCCGAGGTCATTCAGCACGTTACTCTGCCTGAGGGCACCTTCAGCAGCGGAGGAGCCGCGGACGGCAGCAGCTGCAAG CTGGACATCCTGGTGCATCGCCTGGTCACGCTGCTCGCTGAGATAGGAGACTCAAAGTCGGCCGAGAGTCGCGTGTCGGACGCCAACCTTGCCTGTAGAAAGATGGCGGTGTCGCATCCCGTCCTTTTGCTCAG ACACCTGCCTATGATCGCGGGCCTCCTGCACAGTCGCATTCACCTCAACATGCACGAGTTTCGGCAGCAGAACCACATGACCTTCTTCAGCAACATGCTCGCCatcctggagctgctgcagccgcTCGTTTTCCACAgcgaccaccagagggcgcttcAAGACTGCTTTCTCTCCTTCATGAAAGTCCTTCAG AACTTTCTGAGGACTCGTTACCCGTTGGTCTTCATCAACAAATTTCTGCAGTTCACACAGAAGTATATAACGCACGACGCAGCTGCCGCCATTCCTTACCTACAGAAGCACTCTGACATCTTACA gTGTCTGTGTGCAGAAAACCCAGACCTGGTGCAGCTGAAATCTCTCCTGGCTGGACTCACTTTGCCAGTGACAAGTTCTTCTGctgaggacacagcagaggaaagagatg ATGACATGTCCACTGGTTCCCTGCCCCTTGTCAGCATATCTGCCTCGGTTTCGCTGAGCACGGCCGACATGACCATGTATCTGAAAAAGATGTCGCGAGGAGAAGCCGTCGAGG ATGTGTTGGAAGTGTTGACAGAGGTGGATGATAAGTCCAGGAGGAGCCCAGAGATCATCCAGTACTTTATT AACGATCTCCAGAGACTCATGGTTTCCCCAGAGGAGCTGTGTCGAAACATGGCCTTCAGCCTGGCCCTGCGCTGCATGCAGAACAACCCCtg CCTGGCAACGGACTTCCTGCCAACATTCATGTACTGCATGGGCAGCGGCAACTTTGACGTGGTGCAGACTGCTCTCAGGAACCTTCCAGAATACGTGCTTCTCTGTCAAG aACACGCAGACATCTTGCTCCACAAAGCATTTTTGGTCGGTATCTACGGACAAATTGACACCAGTACAGTGATCGCAGAGTCTATGAAGGTTCTTCACATGGAAGCGACAACATAA